The window AattgtattcttttttttttcttttcttttactttttgtttattctgttttttttttttttttttaatttttgatcATGATAGATTTAGATTCCATATATTTTAGAAAAGTAATTATGTAAAATCTTGTTTAgtaatttttttgtattttttcaaattttgtctATTTTCCCTTTTCAAAACTAtgttttttagtatttaaatttgatttggtgaaaaatatataacaaattaagaaattttGGGATGCAAGAAGTATTTGTTAACCTAATTTTCAaatcctatatatatatatatatatatatatatatatatatatatataaagataatTACCAAATGTGGTCATAATGTTTTGCTTTCTTAAATATGTAATGCTTTATTTGGGAAACTTTTCACTACACGCAGGATTTTAATTAATCTGTTCTCTACATTTAATAATAtactttttaaaagttttaaactaaaaacctaaaatttaacataattttatttattttcttttcccttttaaAAATTTGGATAAGAATTGGTATAGTTTcgaaaaattaatataaaactaaaagtGGGAATTTTATTGATTAGGACCTAAGTTTTTCATAGTTAAAATTCTGAATACAAGTTTGATGCTAAAGAAAACATAAATGCGTGAAGGGTGGATGAAGCTtaaaaattaaggtaattttaacTTGATCATATTACAACTAGAGTTTTAACATATTCGTCTTGATTGTTACATTTATTTTTAAGTCTTTTACCTGCTAAAACAAAGGAGTATAGAAGTTGTAAGGAACTCTTATATCAAAATACCATATAATATTCCAAttctattttgtaaaaaaatatgttatcttccctctttttagaaaaatgtttgatatatatttcaGAGTATAATAGcaattttactttctttttcttttacctaATATGTATACTGCATATTAGCAAATACCTGCTACGTAAATGTTTGTGTACTGTTTGTTAACAGTATGGTTGGTAAATActtcttttataaaataataccCCAAAAGAAAATAATCATTTTGTACTGGAAAATTATTTTACCTAAACCAACATAATCCAACAATGGAAACAGAGAGTTTTACTGATCACTTTTTTATTTGTTGTGTAATTCTTTTAAGCACTTTGTGATTGAATTAGAAggtttataataataatagaatctatatatatatgtgtaaaTTAAAAACATTGGCAGGTGGTGAGTTTGCAAGCCGAGCTGACGTACCTTCAAGCCCATCTAGCAACACTGGAGCTCCCGTCGCCGCCGAACCCACCTCCGCCACCTCCACCGCCAAGTTTTCCGGCGCAACCACCGCTTTCCATCTCTGACCTGCCATCGGCTTCCTCCCTGCCGGCCACTTACGACTTGTCGTCTCTCTTCGACCCAATGGCTCAGCCTGCATGGGCCATGCAACAGCAACGGCTCGACCACCGCCAGTTCGCCGGCGGAGGTGGCGGTTCATCCACGGCGCCCGGAGAGGGCGATCTTCAAGCTCTGGCCCGCGAACTCCTCCTTAGACACGGCGCTCCGCCGTGCTCCGACGCCTCGTCGCCCCAATCGCTCTCCAaatgaaactttttttttttacataatttaAATTCTTGCCTCTTTGATTCCTCTTTTGTCAAAATTTTACTGGAAAATTGAAGGGTGCtagaatttgtttttttttttttttttacaaagaaAATTGATTGGAGTCAGAAggcaagaaaaagaaagaaatatattagaaaaaaaagttaatctttcattaattttttaaattttattctaCATTTTTAAAGTAATTAGAAATAGAGAACACAAATTAGttcaaactatttttttctatttaaaaattaagattaGACCATTTTTTTGGTATATTTTATCTCTTTTCTAAACATGTTCTATTTTCAATCATTGTTAGTTGGTTGGTGAGTTACCCATAAAAAGTTtgtctaatatatatatatatatatatatatattaatgataTAATTAATGATGATTGTATTAAAATATTATAGTTCTTACAACCGGTGATGTTGAGGAATTTGATCATTCAACTATTGATACTTAGGTTGACACTTTTTCATTTATAAGTTTAAAGTTCTTTTTAATTGAACTTTAAGACTTGTATGAAATTAATTTTTCCCTATTTATATACTTTTTGGCGCTTCAATTCTATTTGTTAAGCATTTGAAAATTCACTTTCAACTTCGTCATGAAACATTTTTAGATaagtataataaattaaaatatttataatatatagaaaaattttaaattctatcgatgatagacattgataggcTTTTATTATTCTATATCAATttgattaataaaaatatatcaatttctatcattaataaaatctaaaattttgttgttgtaaatattttgttaaacaTGTCATTTTTTACAACTCCTCTATATAAATAACCTATTTTAATACGGTTTtcttttataataaatattagattCAATTATCTTTAAACGCTTATTGTAATTATAAAAGTttcaaaaaataagaaagaaaatgaaaatatacttttgaaaaattattaaatgagttgcttaaaatttattttctttctcaaGACGTATGTGTATTattatgttatttgatttatattctaactatcttttattttaaaaactttgtTGGTTAAATACTTTTAGTTATATTTATTGTACAcgtttttctttatatttttcaacAAGATATTGCTCTTTTTTTTCTTCGAGATAATACATTTTCATTTGTGATTTTCAAGATACTATAATGGATGTTGGAGAAATAGAGAGATTGCGTttttcaaacaaacaaaaacaaaggcGAAGAATAAGTATAGGAAGAGCCCTAAACCTGAACTCAGCTTGGGCTACTTTTATCCAATTTTATTATTTGGGCCTTCCCCCTTTCACTCTCTCTTCTCTTCACACATTCTATAATTACCCTTTAATCTTCTTATTTTACTGATAAGTAGAACTCCAAAAAAACTACTTATACTTTATAAACCTAAAGTTTGTAATTTGatctatattatatatttttgcataagttatatatttcatattttaaagttaatttgagtcactaaattttcaaaatcaacGATTCCAAAAGCCTAACACAATTATCAAACCAAACCTGCTTCTTTACCAACTATACAATAGTGTTCAACCCTATTACAAGTACAGAGATAATACAAAAAAGAGACATGACGCCATCCTACTCCCAAAATTCCTATAGTAGACAACTACATCCTTTACTCCAGTAAAATCTTCAGAGCAATTATTAGTTAAGATCAGATTCAACCACTAAAGAAAGCAGAGCGAGCTGGTAAACTTAAAATAGGGAAAGAAAAGCTAAACCGTGGTGAATGGTGTAGTTTGAGTTTCAAGTAGTTTGATAAACCACTCACGGTGAATCTTCATGAGCTCCACCCTTGAGAGAACAAGTAGAGTTGTGGCATGTGTGTTGGGATTGATATAAAGCTCTCCACTCACATAATGACTGATCTATGTATTTATTCCTTACCAATGgtacaaaacaaaaacaatggGCTTTTCCTTTTAGCCCCCCTCCATTATTATGTTATTGCAAACAGACAAAATTCTAAATTAAGAGCCGTAGGACTTTAAACTTCTCTTGTACTTACATAAACTGTTTCTTTTCACAATTTctcttataaaaaaatttcacttAAAAGGTGTACGTACAATTTTTCTCTCTTAGTTATGTTAAATCTTACATCTTCCTTGTTCTCTACCTTCTTCCATAGGAATATTACCTCCAAACCCTTCTTCCAAAAATCCCTAAACAACCAAAAGTTACCATCTTTCACCACTTTTAACCACTTCCAGCTTCTCTTCAACATCCTTGACTCCGGTGGTGACGGCAAGATCTCGACGAAAGAGCTCAGTCAATTTCTCTATCGTTTAGGTTATAAAAAGCTGAAAGCTACAATGGAAGCTGAAGAAATGGTGAAGGAAATGGATTCAGACCGTGATGGATTCATCGAAATGGACGAATTTTTAGAGTGAGTATGACTTACATTTTAGTTTAATTAGCACTTTTTATAAAACGTGCTTCAACTTTTGCTCTAAAATAGCCCATTTAAATACTATAATTTTTATTCGCGTacttttgattctttttgttcattttaatttttatatttttaattttgattattCTTTTTACTCCTATATTTTGGccattaatatattaaatatgttGTTTATGTAAGTCGAGGAAAAATTTAGAGTAATTTTTGGAAAAAGAGACTACTCAGTTAGACGTATCGGATATGGTAAACACACtcttagttttaaattttgatgACGAAAGGTTTTAATATAGGGTTTTGCAGAAgggggaggaagaagaagaaattctTAGGGAAGCTTTTTTGATATTTGATGGTGATAAGAATGGATTGATTTGTGCTGAGGAATTAAAGAGAACATTCAGGAAATTTGGATGGACAAAATGTGACCTCAAACAATGTAAAAAGATGATTGAAGGAGTTGATCATGATGGCGATGGGTTTGTGAATTTTCAAGATTTTCGGCTCATGATGACACAAAAAagataatcatatatatatatatatatatatatatatatatatatatatatatatatatatatattcatggattattattattattattattatctgtAATTCTATTTGATTTATCTCTAAGAAATGTATTTTCGTCTTTGATTGATGCTTATGATTATGACTATGACTtgtcataatatatatattttttttctaattgtaatgtgtttgaattttttaaattgattaaattaaatcttctttt is drawn from Cucumis melo cultivar AY chromosome 11, USDA_Cmelo_AY_1.0, whole genome shotgun sequence and contains these coding sequences:
- the LOC103504457 gene encoding LOB domain-containing protein 18; translation: MSANPSTSGGGGPGTASAGGSVGAGGGGPCGACKFLRRKCVPGCIFAPYFDSEQGAAHFAAVHKVFGASNVSKLLLHIPVHKRLDAVVTICYEAQARLRDPVYGCVAHIFALQQQVVSLQAELTYLQAHLATLELPSPPNPPPPPPPPSFPAQPPLSISDLPSASSLPATYDLSSLFDPMAQPAWAMQQQRLDHRQFAGGGGGSSTAPGEGDLQALARELLLRHGAPPCSDASSPQSLSK
- the LOC103499032 gene encoding calmodulin-like protein 7, whose translation is MLNLTSSLFSTFFHRNITSKPFFQKSLNNQKLPSFTTFNHFQLLFNILDSGGDGKISTKELSQFLYRLGYKKLKATMEAEEMVKEMDSDRDGFIEMDEFLEVLQKGEEEEEILREAFLIFDGDKNGLICAEELKRTFRKFGWTKCDLKQCKKMIEGVDHDGDGFVNFQDFRLMMTQKR